GACCTGCCAGTGGCGCCCTGCGGCCAGGTTGAGTTCGTCGCGCAGGACGAGCGGTACCGCCACGAACAGGGCGGTCAACTGCAAGTGGACCAGGAACACGCCCGCATCGAGGCGTAAGAGCGCGGGCGACGCAAAGACCTCCGCCAGGCGCGCGCGGTCGAGAAAGGCCGAGCGCTCAGCGCGGACCGACGGAGGGCTCGGCACGGTGGTGAGCACCAGGACGGCACCGCCCACGGCGAGCGCACCGGTGAGCCAGAAGATCGAGCGCGCGCCCAGCCAGGCGGCGAGCAACGGACCCAGGATAAGCGACAGCATGAACGAAGCACCGATGCTCGCGCCCAATAGGGCCATGGCCCGGGTGCGCACCTCGAAGCGCGTGAGGTCGGCCAGCAAGGCGGTGGCCGCGGCGGAGATGGCCCCGGCTCCCTGCAACACGCGCGCTGCGATCAAGATCGGTAGCGTCTGGGCCGTGGCCGCGAGCACCGATCCCGCTGCCAACAGGCATAAGCCGCCCACGATCACCGGGCGACGACCGATGCGATCGGACAGCAGGCCGAAGGGGATCTGCAGGGCGGCCTGGGTGATGCCGTAGGCGCCGATGACGAGGCCGATCAACGCCGGCGTCGCGCCGGGGTAATCAGTCGTGTGCACGGCCAGCACCGGCAGGATCATGAAGAGGCCGAGCATTCGGCACACCACCACGAGGGACAGCACGCCTATGGCGCGTCCTTCCTCGGGGAGCAATTTGACCGGATTGGTGTCTGGCGAGGTGGCCAAGAGGGGCTGTCCGTGTCGTCACTTAGCCGGGCGCGTATGGTAGCAGTGCCATCGGGGTGGCTGCCCTGCGGATCTCAGTCCGAGCGCGAGACACGCACGCCCGCCCCAGGAAGGACGACACCCAAATCAATCGTCTCTTCCTTTGGCAGCGAGCAGCTCGCGGTCGTATAGTCGTGGGTTGTTCCGCTGTCGGCTCCAGCTCACTAAACCGCATGTCCGTCATCAACGTCCGGGGTGCCCGCACCCACAATCTGCGCGACGTCGACGTGACGTTGCCCCGCGATCGGCTGATCGTCATCACGGGCCTCTCCGGCTCGGGGAAGTCCTCGCTCGCGTTCGACACCATCTACGCCGAAGGCCAGCGACGCTACGTGGAATCGCTGTCCGCCTACGCGCGCCAGTTCCTGTCCCTGATGGAGAAGCCCGACGTCGACCATATCGACGGCCTATCGCCGGCGATCTCCATCGAACAGAAATCCACGTCGCACAACCCGCGCTCCACCGTGGGCACGGTCACGGAGATCTACGACTACCTTAGGCTTCTGTTCGCTCGCGCCGGCATCCCCCGCTGCCCGGATCACGAGGTCGATCTCGTGGCGCAAACGGTGAGTCAGATGGTGGATCACGTGCTGGCCCTGCCCGACGGGCAGCGCATGATGATGCTCGCTCCGATGATTCGCGGCCGTAAGGGCGAGCACGCCGCCCTGTTCGATGACTTGCGCGCCCGTGGCTTCGTCCGCGCCCGCGTCGACGGTGAGCTGGTGGAACTCGACGAAGCGCCACCCCTGGACGCGCGCAAGCGTCACGAC
The sequence above is a segment of the Pseudomonadota bacterium genome. Coding sequences within it:
- a CDS encoding excinuclease ABC subunit UvrA produces the protein MSVINVRGARTHNLRDVDVTLPRDRLIVITGLSGSGKSSLAFDTIYAEGQRRYVESLSAYARQFLSLMEKPDVDHIDGLSPAISIEQKSTSHNPRSTVGTVTEIYDYLRLLFARAGIPRCPDHEVDLVAQTVSQMVDHVLALPDGQRMMMLAPMIRGRKGEHAALFDDLRARGFVRARVDGELVELDEAPPLDARKRHDIDVVVDRFRVRDDLKLRLAESFETALALGNGVASVISLESPDDAPIVFSDRFACRFCGFSIPELEPRLFSFNNPAGACGTCDGLGVTRYFDANRIVTHPELSIAGGAIRGWDRRNAYYFMLMQSLGLHYGFDLEAPFSSLDERHRELVLNGSGDE
- a CDS encoding MFS transporter, whose translation is MATSPDTNPVKLLPEEGRAIGVLSLVVVCRMLGLFMILPVLAVHTTDYPGATPALIGLVIGAYGITQAALQIPFGLLSDRIGRRPVIVGGLCLLAAGSVLAATAQTLPILIAARVLQGAGAISAAATALLADLTRFEVRTRAMALLGASIGASFMLSLILGPLLAAWLGARSIFWLTGALAVGGAVLVLTTVPSPPSVRAERSAFLDRARLAEVFASPALLRLDAGVFLVHLQLTALFVAVPLVLRDELNLAAGRHWQVYVLAIVTSLLATIPMIRALERGVGARRLWVMALIALVVSQAVLAVGFSSLPVLVGALVFFFVGFNFIEARLPAEVTREAPGDLRGAATGVYASSQFFGAFVGGSVGGVLYGVGGAGAVFAFGAVAAALWLMLLGEERASASVDVSS